The DNA region TCTGCCAAACCCTGTGCCATGAGATGGCGCATATCTGGCAAGCCCACTTTGGCAAACCCGGCCGACGCGGTTACCACAATATCGAGTGGGCCAAACAAATGACCCGGATTGGCCTTATGCCATCCTCCAACGGGCTTCCCGGTGGTGAAAAAACCGGGGAATGGATGATGGACTACGTTATTTACGACGGTGCCTTCCACCGCAGTTGCCAGGCATTGCTCGGCAAAGGTTTTATGTTGCCGTGGGTAGATCGCTACCCGGTCCAACGGCTCGCGGTACCCATCCTGGTCTATGATCTCCAGGGGCATGCCATTGAACTGGACGCCGGGTTGTTCAGAAAACCTGGACCATCCCGGCTGGTGGCGGCGCGCACCGCACCCGTGATGGCCACAGCCACCCTGATGGCCGCGCGTGATCTGCCACCCGGTGATGATGGAGATTCAGAACTTCTTCTGGCAGATTCGGCGTCCATTGGGACGGACTCGTTTGTTCCCGCCGATACGCCGACACCCGCCCAATGGGAGGGCGTGTTCCAGCGGGACGATGTGGATGAGGCCGAACAGCAGCTCATCCGGGAAATATTCGATTCCAGGCCACGGGCCAAATCCGGCCGCATCAAATATTGTTGCAAAACCTGCCATATCCAGGTCTGGGGCAAACCCGGTCTGAATATTGAGTGTGGGGATTGCAAAAAACCGCTGCTGGGAGAGACCTAGACCTCACTAAATTTTTTATAACACCCGTACATTTCACACTCCGCTAGTCCACTAACGATGCAAGGAGTGTTGTATGTCAGACAAGTCAGATATCCAGATATTCCACGATAGTCCTCCCACGTTTAAAGCCAATGATCGAAAGCGCTATTTCTACGCCGATGAAAAATTCGGGCGAGAAGTATTAGCGACGATTCGCGGTGATGCCAACAAACTGTACATCATGCTTGCCTACGGATACTTCCGTGCCACTGGGCAGTTTTATGACTCTGCCAATCAAGCGGATATTGATTATCTGAAAAGCAAATTCACACTGAATGGTGTTTTTAATTGGCAGGAATACCGTCCACAAACACGGGATCGCCACCGCCAACAGATCATGCAGCAGTTGGGTTATACCGCCTTTCAGGCGGCCAATCTTGATCCCTTGCACACACTGATTCGAAATCTTGTGCGCGGGCAAAAAAATCCGGATCGCTGTTTTGAGGAAGTGTGCCGCTGGCTGTTTGACCATCGTATTGAAACCCCCGATTTTATGACGGTGAAAAAAACCGTTGATACGGTGTATGACGAACACCTGGCGGAGCAGGTGAAAAAAATCACCCGGACACTCACCAAAGAAAATGGCATCGTACTTGATCAATTGTTTGAAAAAGTGCCGGAGTCAGGCGACCAATGGCAGGTGCATCGACTGACATTGCTGAAGCGATTCCAGCAGTCCATCCGGCCCATGAAAATCAAGGAAAACAATGAGGCCTTCGATGTACTGAAGCCGCTGTACGATATTTGCAAACCCTTGGTTGAAACGCTTGATTACACCCACGACGGGCTTAAACATTTCGCGGCGCGGGTTAACAAAAAACAGGTTTTTCAAATTAAACGGTTGAAGGATCCTGCGCGCTATCTGCACCTGTCCACGTTTGTGGTCCACCAATTCCGGCAATTGGAAGACACGATGTCGGACACATTGATGGCCGCCATTACCGCAGCGCGCCATGAGGTGGAGCGCAAAGTTAAAGACGAATATTTTTTGCAGCGCAATACCCATACGCAACATACCCGACGCCTCGTTGAAGACACCGGTCAATTACTCAAAGTGGTGCACGCGTTGCGAGAAACCCTGGACAGCCCCACCTTAAGTGATACGGAAAAAGTGAAGCGCGGCAGAAAATTACTGTCACCGGAAAAAGTTGCCGGTGAAGAGATCGCCACGCACGTTACCGATGTTCAGCAAGATCTCTTGCGCGTCAGCGGACAAGCGTTAACCATGCGCTTTTATGAAGAAATTTCACTGAAACTGCAACGCAAATGCAATGACATCGTATTGCGCCTGGAATTTAGCGCTGACAACAGTTGTGCGGCACTGTACAGCGCCATCCAACGTTTTAAACAAACCAAAGGCAATATTGATAATAAATTCCCGATCAGTTTCATGACGAAATCCGAGCAGGGTTTTGTAGAGACCGACAAGGTCATTAACAAATCACTCTATAAAGTGCTGCTGTTCATGCACATTGCCGATGCCGTCAAACGTGACTCCCTCAGTATCGTGGATTCCTATCGCTACAAAAAACTGGATAAATATCTTATCTCTCCGGAACGATGGGCAGCAGACCGGCTGTATTTGCTTACGCAAGCCAACATGCAGGACTTTGCCGACGCCAATACCGTATTGGATACCCTTGCGTTGCAATTGGATGCCCAATACGTGGAAACCAATGAGCATTTTTTGGAAAACAAAAATGATTACATTGAATCGGATGGCATGGGTGGTTACAAGCTGACATCCGAGCGCAACACCTCTGGCGAAAACCTGGCATTGACGCAAACACTCGATGTGGACATTCTTCCGGAGGATGTGCTGATTCCCATTGCGGAAGCAATCCACACGGTCAACATGGCCACTCACTTTCTGGATGAGTTTGAGCACCAGGATCACGCTTACTTGAAAGAGCGGCCAGCGGATCGGAATTTTTATGCGGGCATCATCGGCATGGGTGCGCACATGAATACGCGGCGATTGGCAAAGCTGTCGCGCGATATTGAAAATTCCGTTTTACAATCCATTTATGCATCCTACTTCAACCTTGAAAATGCCCGGCGCGCAAGTGATGCCATTATTCGATTTGTAAACAAGCTGCCGTTGTCCCAGCTGTTTCTCACTGAATTTGGCCTACAAACGTCCAGTGACGGACAAAAGTGGAAAGTCTCAAAAGAATCGTTCAATGCAAATCATTCGTTTAAATACGGTGGAAGGGATATTGTGCTTGCAGAATACTCCTTCATGGATGCGCGGTGTCTGTTTCCCCACTCGGAAGTGATTAGCGGCGCTGAGCGCGAAGCCCATTACATGATTGATGGTTTACTGCGAAATGAGGTGGTCAAATCCGATCTACATTCAACCGATACCCATGGCTACACCGAAGCTGTATTCGGCGTGACATACTTACTCAAATTCTCCTTCGCGCCACGTATTAAAAATGTGCATCGGCAACACCTATATGCCTTTAAATATCCCTCCGTTTATAAACAGAAAAAGTTCATGGTCTTGCCGGAGAAGCGGCTTGATATCGAGTTGTTACGAAAAAACTGGGACGATATTTTACGTCTCGTGACCTCTATCAAACTGGGGTAAGTCACAGCCTCACAAATTTTTAAACGGCTTAATTCGTATGCGGAAGATGAAAATTTGTTATACCGATCATTAAAGGAATTTGGCCGGATTCCCAAATCCCTGTACATCCTGCGTTACATTGATGATCCAGACCTGCGTGACGCCGTAATGAAGCAATTAAACAAAGGCGAATCCGGCAATCGATTAAACAAGGAACTTGCGCTGGGTCGCCTTGAATATACCCAGTCGTTGAAGGAAGAGCAGGCGCTTGCAGAATCCTGCAAACGGATCCTGAAAAACGTTGTTGTCTGCTGGAATTTTATGTTTGTGTCGCAACGGCTTTTACACGCGCGATCGGAGCAGGAGCGGGCTGCCATTCTGCGAAAAGTAAAATCGTCCTCCTTGTTAGCCTGGGAACATTTTAACTTTCATGGTCAATTTGATTTCTCGGAAGCGACGTTACGGGACTCACAACAGTTCGACTTTAAAGGGATGATTAACCCATCTTTGATCCAGGGAGCGGAAGGGATTTAACGGCAAGACCGACCAGGCTTGAAACGGTTTCCCAAAAAAAGGTGAATCAACGCGCCGGACTTTGGGAAACCGATTCATCCATAACTCATTGAACCAGCTGCAAATTTTCAGCTATCTACGGACAAAAAATCAGTTCTGTTTAAACTTAACCTTTATATGTCGTACTGCATACATCGCTTAGTGGTAGCTTTAATAAAGCCATGGTGGAGAAGGTGGGATGTAATGATTTCCTGTCCAAATTCCAACCTGATGAATTGGCTGCTGTTGTGCAAAAACGCTTGGGCGAATATTTAAAAGCACATTCCTGAATATCATCTGTGCAACTGACAAAAAACCGGCCTTGTGCCACTGCTGTCCCATAGTTTGTAGATAAAAGAAAAGCCTGTTTTCCAAGTTGATACAATGTAAGTGCGACCAAACATTGGTAAAACAAAGGAAAACAGGCTTTGTCACATTCTAACACCGCATTTCATCAACTACTCAAACCTTTATCGAGACATGAATTTGAAGCGGAAGCTAAAAAGCATCATGTCGGCCAAAAATTGCGCTCGGCCACCCGCTGGGATCAATTTGTCGGCATGGCCATGTCGCAGCTCTCTGGCCGCCAAAGCTTGCGTGATATTCAATCCAATCTCGAAGCACAGCAGCATAAACTTTATCATCTCGGTGCCAAGCCAATAGCCCGTTCAACGTTGGCACGAATCAACGAAGTACAGCCCGCCGAACTCTACAAACACGTATTTGCTCGTCTGCTTCACCGCTGTAAATCCATGCAGGGCAAACACAAATTCCAGTTTAAAAATCCGCTGTACTCCCTTGATGCCAGCGCGATTGATTTATCGCTGTCGGTATTTCCCTGGGCGGCGCATCGAGATGACACAGCAAATGTAAAATTAAGTGTTGGCCTGAATCATGGCACCCAAGTGCCGGAGTTTGTCGCACTCAGTGATGGCCAGGAAAACGACATGATTGAGGGACGAAAATTTGATTTTCCCAAAGGCAGCATCGTTGCGTTTGATAAAGGCTACGTGGATTACCGCTGGTTTAAGTTATTGACAGATAAAGGAGTTTTCTTTGTAACCCGCTTGCGCGCCAAAGCCGTCTATCGCGTGGAAGAACGTCGCTATGCCGACAGCAGCAAAGGTATTATCAGTGATCAGGTCATTCAATTATCCAGCGCTCATGCGATCAAACGCGGCGCACCGAAGTTGCGTCGAATTGGCTATCGTGACGCAACAACCGGCAAATTCTATGAGTTTCTCACCAACAACTTTCAGCTGGCGGCGGCCACAATTGCAGCGATTTATAAGGATCGCTGGCAGGTGGAGTTGTTCTTCAAAGCGATCAAACAAAACCTGAAGATCAAAGCGTTTGTGGGCACTTCAAGAAATGCGGTGTTAACACAAATTCGGATTGCCATGATTACGTATCTATTGTTGGCATTTTCGCGTCACAGCACTAAAGCGGGATGGACAGTTCAACGGATCATGAGGGTAATTCAGTTAAATTTGTTTGAGCGTAGGAGTCTAAAAAGCATCCTGATACCGGACCCGCCGAATCATAAAAAAAGCGAGCCTCAAATGAGGCTCGCCTTATGAGTAGAACTATGGGACAGCAGTGGGCATGACGCCGCTTTTTTATTGGTGCTTTGCGTGGAGCGATTATTCCAGAGTGGGCAAAAATCGATAGCCAACGCCAGGTTCGGTTTCAATATAGCGGGGGTTGGATGGATCATCACCTAATTTAGTGCGCAGACGCGCAATAAAAATACGCAAATAATGGGTGTCTTCAACATGTGTCCCTCCCCAGATTTCACGCAGTAGTTGCTGTTGGGTAACCAGGCGGCCCGCGTTATTAATCAGGCGTTTTAGCAGCTCAAATTCTTTTCTGGATAACTTGACGATCTCACCATCCACCTTCAATTTTCGCTCTTGCAAATCAATATGGATACGCTCGTCCTGGAATTCCCTGACAGATTGATCGGCAGGGCCAAAAGCTTTAATCAAGCCGCGAATGCGTGCCAGCAGCTCCTGGATGCCAAATGGCTTGACGACATAATCATTGGCGCCAGCATCCAGTGCCTGCACAATTTCTGTCTCGCGGTTGCGTACAGAGAGAATGATGATAGGGGCATGGTAAAAGTCGCGCAGCTTTTTCAAGACAACCATTCCATCCAGGTCTGGCAGGCCTAGATCGAGAATAATCAGGTCAGGTGGGTTATCTGCCGCCATGCTCAATCCCTGGCGCCCCACCTCAGCTTCAGCAACCTTGTAGCCTTGGGCGCTCAGGCCTATGTGTAAAAAACGACGAATTTGAGGTTCGTCGTCGATAATAAGAATGTTATGCATATCATTTCCCCTTGATGCGACGAGTCTAGCAGCTATGGGCCAGTAGGGGCGGTAATAGCGCGTTAAATCTTGGCGCTGTCCTCGGGTTGCTCCTGGTGTTTCTCTTCCTGGACCAATGGCAAGGTAATCCGCATACAGCATCCAGGTGGCTGTGAAGGGCTGTAAAAATTATCGTGAATGGTGACTGTTCCTCCATGAGCGGCAATCATTCCCTGGCATATAGTCAAGCCCAGACCGCTGCCGGATTTGCGCCTGTCGCCTTTTTCCGCGGTGTGAAAACGCTCGAATACCCGCTCCCGTTCATCTTCCGGGATACCGGGCCCCTGATCGCAAATATCAATAAATATTTGTTGTTGGGTCGCATAACACCGAGCTTTTATCGGCGCGCCCGGCGGTGAAAACTTGATGGCATTATCCACAATATTAAAAATGGCCTGTTCCAATAACGCTGAATGGACATAGAGTGGAGGAACATTAGGGCTAATATCCAAAAGCAAATCGTTATTGATTAGCAACGGCTTTAGCCGCTTTTTGGTGACGCTCATAACTTCTTCAATGGTCACCCAGGCAAGCTCAAGACGCAGCTGCCCAAAACCCAGCCTGGTCATATCCAGCAGGTTTTGGATGTAACGGTTCAGGCGTTGGGCTTCTTCCAATACTGTGGTGAGCAGTTCATTGATTTGCGGCGGTGACAGTTGCTCTCCCAACTCAAGTACAGTTGAGGTCGCGCCAATCATACTGGTTAAGGGCGTGCGGAAATCATGGGAGACAGAAGACAGCAGGGCAGAGCGTAATAACTCGTTTTCCTTGGCGATTTTTTCTTTTTCCAACTCGGCCGCCAGGCGGGTTCGCTCAAGTGAAATGTTGACCTGATGCATTAACAAAACAAAAATGTCTTTGGGTAAATGCTTGAGATCCTCAACTGCAATTTTGACCAAGCCAATAATGTTGCGTGAGTTATACAGGATATAAACATCGTGAACACGCTCCAGTTCACTGATTTCCTGCTCGTAGTGGTCTGACAGGCGATGTCCCAGCAATTCTTCCAAATCCGTTTTGCGCTGATGGCTAAGTCGTCGAATCATGGGATGTGTCGCCCAGTTTTCCTGTGGTGTAATCAGCACACAACGTTCTTTCCAGGGGATCAAGGCTTCGCGCAAAGCACGGATAACATCATCGGTGTTAAGTGCTTTAGGCAGTTTTTCGAGCAACTCCAGTTCTATATCGGTCATGAGTTCTCGAAATCGTATTTTCTGTATCGTATTTTTATGCTGTGTCGTCATATATCCGACCAACACAGACGTAAATAAAAACAGCGAGGCTGTCAGCAAATCTTCGTCGTTATGAATGACAACAGAGTGGTATGGCTCGGCAAAGAAAAAACTAAATGCAAAAAAACTGGAGATTGCATTAATGATGGCTAATTCCACCGTAACATTGATGGCAATAAATACCACCATGCTGATGTATAGCAAGGGAACATTGGTTTTGGGCAGATAATCAGTAATAAAAAACGCAAACGGCGTCAGCAACCAGGGGAATAATATGCCAATAGGGTAGGCAAAGCGTTTTATAAAACCGGGTGGGGACTCAATCATGATCGCCAGAATACTCGTGAAAACAATACAAGAATCGTCAAAAACTCAAGACGCCCCAGTAACATTCCTGCGGACAGTGCATATTTGGCTGTATCGCTCAAAGGTGCAAAATTACCCGCTGGACCAATAATATTGCCCAAACCAGGTCCCACATTCATGACTGCAGTTGCCGAACCGGTAATAGCCGTCACCAGATCAAGGCCTGTCAATGCCAGGATAATAGCAATAACGATAAAACACCCCATCATGAGGAACATATAAGAAATGGACGAGGCGATAATTTCCGAGCTGATTAAGCGATTATTATAGCGGCGGCTAATAATGGCGCGGGGGTGAATGGCGGTAATAATCTGTTCGCGCATTAAACCACCAAAAATCTGTAAACGGAAAATTTTGACGCCACCACTGGTAGAGCCTGAGCAGCCGCCAATAAACATTGCAAAAAAGAAAATCATCACCGCGAGTGATCCCCAGGTTTGGTAATCAGCAGATGCGAACCCGGTTGTTGTGATGACGGAGACCAGATTAAACGTCGCCATGGTAATCGCCTGTAGGGGAGGCATCTGCTCCGAGATAATCAAATGGATACTGACGACTAAAGATGTTGAAACGATTGCCAGCAATAGCCCCTTGACCTGGGTATCTGTAAATACCCGCCAATTGTGGCTCACCACCAGTCTGACAAACAGTACGAAGGGCATAGCACCCGCAAACATAAACAGGATACAAATCCAGTGGATTAGCAGGTTGTTAAATTGGGCAAAGGAGCTATCAGCAGTAGAGAAACCACCGGTTGAGACAGTGGCCATCGCGTGGTTAATGGCATTAAACCAATCCATACCTGCCAGCCAATATAACAAAAAGCAGAGGACTGATAGGGATATATAACAGTATATGATCATGGCAATTAAGCTGCGCGCTCTTGGCATTGCCTTGTCCGACCACTCTGAGGATTCGGTTTTAAATAGCCTCATACCCCCGACCCGTAAAAATGGCAATACCACGATTGCCATACCAATAATCCCTATGCCACCAATCCAGTTAAGCAGTGATCGCCAGAGCAAAATGTCACGGGGTAACTTTTCCAATCCTGAAATAACCGAGGAGCCAGTAGAGGTAACGCCAGACACAGCCTCAAAAATAGAATCTGCCAGGGAGAGGGGATTATCGATTAATAAAAAGGGGAGTGAACTTAGCAGGCAAACGCCTAACCAGGAGCCACTGGTAATCAGGAATACCTGTCTGGGCTGCATGTAATCAAAGTTAGCCTTGCGTCCAATTAGCAGGAAAACAATGCCAACGAGGCTGGTTATGGTGGCTGAGGCAAAAAATGCTAACTGGTTATCGCTATCATCTATGACGGAGAAGGCCAGGGGAACCAGCATGAATAAGGCAAGGAGATTCAGGATTGCCCCTAAAATGAACAGGGTAGGCCCTAGTAATTTCATAATATTCGTCTATTGGCCAGGCAAAAAAGTTGCGGCATTGTAAACCTTGTCGGCGTACTAGCCTATATACCTGCCGAGTTTGGGTATATAGGCCAGGGCCAGCGTGGCTACTTGGATTGCGTTATCTCAGCATAGACCAAGGTGACATAGAGGTTGAGGATGTGGGGAGACTGCTGCATAAAAAGTGTCAGGTCACTTTCAATGCCGAAACTCATCATCTGTGAGCGGCGCTCATCAACATAGCGCTTGGCCGCACGCTCAAGAACCTGGCGGAATACCAGGGGATCATGGAAACGTATATCAGGGTGGTTAATACAATATTGGGTAAATGCATAAAGGGCTTCGACAACTGCGCTTTTATAATAGGCGGGATGTAACTGGTGTGTGAGCTGGTCAATAAGATGGGCGAAACTATCTTCACCCGGTGTCATGGAACTGCGTGTAATTTCACAATCCAGGGCATGACTGGAGCCATCCATGCCGAATACCAATATACGTGCGCACATTAAGCTGTGCCAAATATCGCGCAGGAAATTGCTATCGAAATGAGTAATCAATCCACGAGCGGTACGCCACTCCAGCCAATCTGTATCCATAGCATCGCTCAGTATGGAGTTTTCATCCTCTGTGGCAGATTCCTGGTGATGGATTTTATAGGGCGTCACGTGATTGATACCCTGGGCAAATACTTTTTTGCGTGACGTCAGGATTGTGCGAATTTTCTTGTACAGCTTGGCTGGTGATTGCAAGCCAACCCATTCAACCAGGCTGACGTCTTCGGCGTCCCCCTTGTCCATGGCACATAGCAACATAAAGTTACGTAACTGCACAGAGTGCAGACCGTCAAACAGCGGTGGGTCAGAGCGTATCAACGAACCTATGGCTGACAGGACTTCCTGGATCAGGGTGCGCTCTAACTCATCGGGAAAAAGCTTGCGGACTCCCTCAAAATAGCTGGCATTGGAAAAAGACTGGTCAACCTTGATTTCCGTAAAATTATTATCTCCAACCGTTATGACCAGGTTTCTTGCAGCCAGTAGTGTCAGGCTGTCAGTAAGATCAATCAATGAATAATTGAATTGGGCAAAACAAAAGCGAGATAGTAACCAGTAGTTAACCTTTTGGGAGCGTACAAAAATATCGCGGATCAAATCCAGCAAGCTAATGTGTGCGCCGTTAGCCCCGATATTGGAATCCAGTGAACGGCCTTTTACGTACTTGGCGAATTTACGATAGGTAATAATATCGCTTTCTGTGTAAAAGTTTTCCAGCAGGGCTCTGGCTACGGGCTCCAACAGCTCAGGGCGAATATGCCCCTCTGCATCCGCTACCTGTTCAGCACTGGTCGTATTTGTTAACGATACAATTTGGGAATAGGGGACATTCAGGTGATTGACCCGTGAAGCACGATAAGCAAGATTAGCTGATGCATAGCCGACGTATTCATATTTGTTGCGTAATTGCAAATCGCGCAAAGCATCAAATACAACACTAACATTGGGTATGGCGCTTAAGCGCTGGTCTACCATAAGAGTAAAAACAGCGACTTCTTTACTTAGCCAATTCTTGTAAATAAATTCAATTTCCCGAGTCAGGTTCTCCACAACCCATTGAGCATCGAAAAGGCGGTAGTCTTCTCGCTCGGTTTGCATCCAGGAGAGACTTAAATAAACCTTATTGTTGATTTCATAGGTTTGTGAGGTAGCCAAACTCTGTGCTCGACGACGAGGGCGCCCGGTCAATCCCAGGCTTTTATTCTCACCAACATGGGAGTACACCTCCATTAAACCAGTGGCTGAAACAACTCCCATAGGTTTAATATCTTGCAAGCTTTCTGCAATAACACCGTATTTTACTAGCTGATTTTTAATACTTTCGTTTTCTGCCAGTACCACCAAAGCAATATTGGACTTGATAAACCGGGTAGAGCGCCTGCGCATTTTCAGGGGGTCAAGGTCATCTGTGCTAACCAATCCTTCATCTAACATTAGTCCGGTTAGATAAAGGCTCTGCGCCCAAACCAAGGGAATATTTTCATTGGGCACACGCGGCTGAGAGCGCGGGCTTTTCTTTTCTGCCTCGATATTTTCCTGCGGCAAATAATAAAGCTCAGGTAGCAAACCATAGCCATCTACATGAACCATTAGGGATTCCAGTTTTTTACGATAGTATTTAGCCGTTGCATCGCTGCCATCAAAGAGCGCGGTAATATATAAATAGGTAAAAAACAGCGGCCATTCTGATTCAATATTGGCAAAATTCACTAACTCGGCATGTTCATAATAAATGCGCGAACTCTCTTCCAAAACCGTTTGATGGCCATCCCATAAAAAGCGTTTGCAACCATAGTTCCCGCCTAATTTGGTCAGGATTGAATCGCGTGTTCGCCGTGCCAGGGTTTCCTTGCCTACAGCAAACGCAGGAAACCCGATAATACTCAGCAGGGCACTATCAGTTTCCTTGGAAAGAGACTCGCGGGGAAGTAGTGAGGCGAGGGTGGTTCGGGCCAGGGAGATGGCGTCAGCAATCACATGGATAATCCCCCGTTTATCGCCGTGCTTGCCGAATACATTAAACCCATCCATGGCCTGCAATGCTGCTTTAGCCATACCCACGGAGCTGGCATTAATTTCTGTCTTACCATTATTGACTTTATTCCCGCGCTCCCAAATCCCGTAATCCGGGGTGCGGTAGGCACTTGAAATGTAATAAACGAGGTTCTGGACGAAATCCACCTCATCAGGTGTACAAACAATACGCAAACCTGATGCACTCATTTGACCCAGCATCAATAGGTAGAGGGAGGTTGCATCTATTTGCAGGTGTCCCCAGGCATCATCGGCCACAACCGGCAAGCCTGTGGCAGTGTCGTATTTGGCGTGAAGGGAATCGCGGTTATCGAGCGAATATTTGAAGGCTTCTACCTTGTGAGCCTGGCGCATCATCGCCTGTAACAAACCGCGCATGAGTTTAATGGTGGCTTGTTCTAACAGATCACTGCGATGGTTTTCTCCCTGACGGCGATATGCCAATCCCAGACTCCAGACGCAAATCACTGAATAAACATTATCGCGAACCCAGGCATCTGTGTAATCACCATGATTATTAACAGCCGTACTGGCAGGTAACAAACCGGATACCGGGTGTTGGCGGTTAAGGATTACGGTATGGATTTCAGAATATAAACGTTCCAGAAGCTGAGAGTGTTTCATAGGATCTACAACTTGCCTTATGCAAGGCGGGGCAGCGAAAAATGCAGGTATGTGCTTACTGGGAATGGCATATTTTTAATTTAACATAATATACATTATGCGCAGTTATACATCCCAAACCCTAAAATGACCAATCAGTCATCTTTAGGCCACAACCCTGATTCCCGCCAACCTGCCTATCTATCGGTTATCGAATCTACAAGGCACCCAGTTGGGTCGCGCTACGCTCCATAGTCGCTTCGCGCTCCCGGATGGGTGCCGGAGGTTTGCTGAAAGCATACACAGTGACCCCCTTGAGTTCAAAAGCAAAAACGGAGCCAGCGCGATAAATTAGCGTATAACCGAATCGTGACAGCTGTTCAGTCGTTAGCGTGACGGCTCGGTCATCCGGCAACTGTGCCTCAAAATAGTTCAGGTCGTTGATGGATGCCACAAAATACAGCACCTGGAACCAGGTGCATTTGGATAAGTAAGAACCAAGCGGAAACCTGGATAACCGGATTAACGCCCTCGCCTTCTTTTGGGGATAAGCAACAAGTCTGTTGCGAA from Cellvibrio japonicus Ueda107 includes:
- a CDS encoding glycoside hydrolase family 15 protein, which encodes MKHSQLLERLYSEIHTVILNRQHPVSGLLPASTAVNNHGDYTDAWVRDNVYSVICVWSLGLAYRRQGENHRSDLLEQATIKLMRGLLQAMMRQAHKVEAFKYSLDNRDSLHAKYDTATGLPVVADDAWGHLQIDATSLYLLMLGQMSASGLRIVCTPDEVDFVQNLVYYISSAYRTPDYGIWERGNKVNNGKTEINASSVGMAKAALQAMDGFNVFGKHGDKRGIIHVIADAISLARTTLASLLPRESLSKETDSALLSIIGFPAFAVGKETLARRTRDSILTKLGGNYGCKRFLWDGHQTVLEESSRIYYEHAELVNFANIESEWPLFFTYLYITALFDGSDATAKYYRKKLESLMVHVDGYGLLPELYYLPQENIEAEKKSPRSQPRVPNENIPLVWAQSLYLTGLMLDEGLVSTDDLDPLKMRRRSTRFIKSNIALVVLAENESIKNQLVKYGVIAESLQDIKPMGVVSATGLMEVYSHVGENKSLGLTGRPRRRAQSLATSQTYEINNKVYLSLSWMQTEREDYRLFDAQWVVENLTREIEFIYKNWLSKEVAVFTLMVDQRLSAIPNVSVVFDALRDLQLRNKYEYVGYASANLAYRASRVNHLNVPYSQIVSLTNTTSAEQVADAEGHIRPELLEPVARALLENFYTESDIITYRKFAKYVKGRSLDSNIGANGAHISLLDLIRDIFVRSQKVNYWLLSRFCFAQFNYSLIDLTDSLTLLAARNLVITVGDNNFTEIKVDQSFSNASYFEGVRKLFPDELERTLIQEVLSAIGSLIRSDPPLFDGLHSVQLRNFMLLCAMDKGDAEDVSLVEWVGLQSPAKLYKKIRTILTSRKKVFAQGINHVTPYKIHHQESATEDENSILSDAMDTDWLEWRTARGLITHFDSNFLRDIWHSLMCARILVFGMDGSSHALDCEITRSSMTPGEDSFAHLIDQLTHQLHPAYYKSAVVEALYAFTQYCINHPDIRFHDPLVFRQVLERAAKRYVDERRSQMMSFGIESDLTLFMQQSPHILNLYVTLVYAEITQSK